The window GCACCCGTACCTGGCGGGGGTCGCGGCTGGCGCCATCGCGCGGCTGGAGGCCGACGGCACGCCCCCGGAGCTGGTGGGGCGCTTCAAGAACGCCCTGCGCGGCTCGCTGGGCTCCATGGGCGACCGGCTGGTGTGGCTGACCTGGCGCCCCGCCTGCGCCCTGCTGATGGTGGCGCTGCTGCTGGGTGGCGCGCCCTGGGGTGTGGCGGTGGCGGCCTTTTTGGTGT is drawn from Longimicrobium sp. and contains these coding sequences:
- a CDS encoding PTS system mannose/fructose/sorbose family transporter subunit IID, producing the protein MSPLPRGVRRAMLLRSFAVQGSWNYRTLIGTGMAFVLAPALRHVHAGDAERLRAAVARHAELFNAHPYLAGVAAGAIARLEADGTPPELVGRFKNALRGSLGSMGDRLVWLTWRPACALLMVALLLGGAPWGVAVAAFLV